A portion of the Gigantopelta aegis isolate Gae_Host chromosome 10, Gae_host_genome, whole genome shotgun sequence genome contains these proteins:
- the LOC121383681 gene encoding putative surface protein SACOL0050: MVTAKVMIVIVTEKVMTVIVTENVMTVTVTCDSENDDSDCDRESDDSDCDRESDDSDCDRESDDSDCDRESDDSDCDRESDDSDCDRDCDDSD; the protein is encoded by the coding sequence ATGGTGACAGCTAAAGTGATGATAGTGATTGTGACAGAGAAAGTGATGACAGTGATTGTAACAGAGAACGTGATGACAGTGACTGTGACATGTGACAGCGAAAATGATGACAGTGATTGTGACAGAGAAAGTGATGACAGTGATTGTGACAGAGAAAGTGATGACAGCGATTGTGACAGAGAAAGTGATGACAGCGATTGTGACAGAGAAAGTGATGACAGTGATTGTGACAGAGAAAGTGATGACAGTGATTGTGACAGAGATTGTGATGACAGTGATTGA